The following nucleotide sequence is from Candidatus Lernaella stagnicola.
GGCGTCATGAATCCAAACACCGCTACAGTCTCGCCGAGTTTCACTTGACGGAAAATGGCCTCCGAGAACAACTGAAGACCGTGTTTCAACACCACGAATTTTAGGTCGTCGGACACAAACTGTGACGAAACAGACGTAATTTTGTGACGAAACCGACGCTCTTAATGACGAAACGGACGCAAAAAAGCGTCCGTTTTGACTCGATTGGCGGCGCGCGTCGTATTATTTCGACGGGCCCACAGGCCTCGGCAAGCCTTCCAACAACTGTCCCAACCGGTCCGTGAAGTAGACGCCATTGTACTGCGCGTCGAAGTAGTTCGTCGAAAGCAACTCCGCCGGGTCGCGTTCGTAGAACAAAGTACCGTGGTTGATGCCCTCGATGAAGAACGTCGTCCAATTGCCTTCCGGCAACAAGTAATTGTCGCGCAGGTCGACCAGCGCGGCACGAAATTGCCACGGCTTCACTCGGGCGTCGGATCCGGCTTTGCAGTTATTCTGCCCGGGACCGTACGTGCTGCGAATCGAGATATCGGCCATGGACGAGAACAACCCGAAGCGGGCATGCGGATACGTCTTGGAGAGATGGGTTTGGATCGCGGCCAGGCCGTCGCCACCCTCTTGGAAGCACGCGCTGCAATCTTCCGGCAACGCTTCGTTGACGTTCCACATCCAACGGATAACCGTTTGATAGCAAGGCGTTAGCACGGAGTCGTCGAAGAATATGGGCGCCGAATCATTCAACATCACGAGGTCGGCACTCGGGAAAGCCTCGGCCACAAGTGGGAATGCAGCCAAAACGCCGAACCCGCCGGCACTCATGCCCAACAGCACAACTTGGTCGACTTCGCCGGCGAAACGCTCCTCGATCGCATCCATAAACAACTGGCTGTTGTTCCACCCGACAAATTGCTGTCGCTGGATAAGCAAGGGCACCACGCCGTTGGGTTTGCTACCCATATGCAGGTCGCCCGTGCAATACGGAATGTAAACGAAGCTGTACTCACGCAGGGGATTCTCTTCCACCTCGGCCGAGAACAGCGCCATCGACAGGGAATCGCCGGCCACCCATTGGTTGAAACGTTCCTCAGGGAAGTTACGTGGTGATTCTAAACAAGTGCTCAAAGTCGCGCAGGCTCCGCCGCCATCAAGAAAAATAGCCAGTTTACGGGAGCCGACGTTTTCCCGGATGCCGATGCCGGTTCGTGAGCCGTCGCGGCATATGGCACCGTCAATCGGCACCCACTCCCACGACAAGTCGTCGGAGTTGAATTCGTAGCCTTCGTCCGTGTCGTCATCGTCGTCGCTATCGTCAATACACACGCCGGCTAACCCTACGGTCACGACCGCAATCAGGGCTAACACAACTAGAAAATGCCGCATGTCATCCTCCACATTCTTTTTCTTCGCCTAACGACGACCAAGCATATTCGACTTTGAAAAGTGCCGAACCCAATCTGCCAAAAGTCCCGATATTTGTTATTCTTATATCGATAAACGTC
It contains:
- a CDS encoding pectin acetylesterase-family hydrolase, with product MRHFLVVLALIAVVTVGLAGVCIDDSDDDDDTDEGYEFNSDDLSWEWVPIDGAICRDGSRTGIGIRENVGSRKLAIFLDGGGACATLSTCLESPRNFPEERFNQWVAGDSLSMALFSAEVEENPLREYSFVYIPYCTGDLHMGSKPNGVVPLLIQRQQFVGWNNSQLFMDAIEERFAGEVDQVVLLGMSAGGFGVLAAFPLVAEAFPSADLVMLNDSAPIFFDDSVLTPCYQTVIRWMWNVNEALPEDCSACFQEGGDGLAAIQTHLSKTYPHARFGLFSSMADISIRSTYGPGQNNCKAGSDARVKPWQFRAALVDLRDNYLLPEGNWTTFFIEGINHGTLFYERDPAELLSTNYFDAQYNGVYFTDRLGQLLEGLPRPVGPSK